The Caballeronia sp. TF1N1 genome includes a window with the following:
- a CDS encoding dicarboxylate/amino acid:cation symporter, protein MNRKNNAAIWILVAMLLGIGIGYMIYSSFPDKKTATEIAGYISLISDVFLRLIKMVIGPLVFSTLVVGIAHMGDAASVGRVFAKALGWFVTASLVSLLLGLMMSNLLRPGENLGLPLPDIGASANLATSKFTLKDFVSHMVPRSFAEAMTNNEVLQIVVFSMFFGVALAALGDKGKILVAAIDQLSHVMLKITGYVMKLAPLAVLAAMASTVAVNGLTILLKFAVFMGDFYLSLFILWALLALAGFLFLGPRVLKLLGLIREAFMLSFATASSEAAYPKILDALDRFGVKRKISAFVMPMGYSFNLDGSMMYCTFATLFIAQAYNIPLSIGTQLTMLLVLMLTSKGMAGVPRASLVVIAATLNQFGIPEAGLLLILGVDTFLDMGRSATNAVGNSIASAVVAKWEGELMTEAEADANAARIETELEATIAHPAEG, encoded by the coding sequence ATGAACCGAAAAAATAATGCGGCCATCTGGATCCTGGTCGCCATGCTGTTGGGCATCGGGATCGGCTACATGATCTACTCGAGCTTTCCGGACAAGAAGACTGCTACTGAAATCGCGGGCTACATCTCGCTCATATCGGACGTGTTTCTGCGACTGATCAAAATGGTGATCGGTCCGCTCGTGTTCTCCACGCTCGTCGTGGGCATTGCGCATATGGGCGATGCAGCCTCGGTCGGGCGCGTGTTTGCCAAGGCGCTCGGCTGGTTCGTCACCGCGTCGCTCGTGTCGTTGCTGCTCGGTCTCATGATGTCGAACCTGCTCAGGCCGGGCGAGAATCTCGGGCTGCCTTTGCCGGATATCGGCGCGTCGGCGAATCTGGCGACTTCCAAGTTCACGCTCAAGGACTTCGTGAGTCACATGGTGCCGAGGTCGTTCGCCGAAGCGATGACCAATAACGAAGTGCTGCAGATCGTCGTGTTCTCCATGTTCTTCGGTGTGGCGCTCGCCGCGCTGGGCGACAAGGGCAAGATTCTCGTCGCCGCCATCGACCAGCTCTCGCACGTCATGCTGAAGATCACCGGCTACGTGATGAAGCTCGCACCGCTCGCCGTGCTGGCCGCAATGGCGTCCACTGTCGCCGTCAATGGCCTGACCATTCTGCTCAAGTTCGCGGTCTTCATGGGCGACTTCTACTTGAGCCTGTTCATATTGTGGGCGTTGCTGGCGCTCGCGGGTTTCCTGTTTCTTGGACCACGCGTGCTCAAGCTGCTGGGACTGATAAGAGAAGCGTTCATGCTCTCGTTCGCGACCGCGAGTTCGGAAGCCGCGTATCCGAAGATTCTCGATGCGCTCGACCGCTTCGGCGTGAAGCGCAAGATCTCCGCGTTCGTGATGCCGATGGGCTATTCGTTCAACCTCGACGGCTCGATGATGTACTGCACCTTCGCGACGTTGTTTATCGCGCAGGCCTACAACATTCCGCTTTCCATCGGCACGCAACTGACCATGTTGCTGGTGCTCATGCTGACATCCAAGGGAATGGCCGGCGTGCCGCGCGCGTCGCTCGTCGTGATCGCGGCGACGCTCAACCAGTTCGGCATTCCCGAAGCGGGTTTGTTGTTGATTCTCGGCGTGGACACGTTCCTCGACATGGGCCGTTCCGCCACGAACGCGGTGGGCAATTCGATTGCGAGCGCGGTGGTCGCCAAGTGGGAGGGCGAACTGATGACGGAAGCGGAAGCCGACGCCAACGCGGCGCGCATCGAAACCGAGCTCGAAGCGACCATCGCCCATCCGGCAGAAGGTTAA
- a CDS encoding ABC transporter ATP-binding protein, giving the protein MAFLEIDNLHKAFGPNIALHQFDMKIERGEFITFLGPSGCGKTTVLRMIAGFETPTRGTIRLDSRDVTHLRTRERAVGMVFQSYALFPNMTVAQNIGFALRVAKRPQKEMDERVAQMLELIKLPHLAERYPWQLSGGQQQRVALARALASKPQVLLLDEPLSALDAKIRVSLREDIRALQRELGITSIFVTHDQEEALSISDRIVVMNEGRVEQVGPPLNIYNFPRTRFVASFVGTLNILAGRVIDPATGRMAVDGQELVTSRQLPSDDAGRERLLALRPEAIVLEPPASGRNSLAATVEEISFLGAVVRIRARVKDAVVSLDVFNDPNRLLPERGQPVALGFSHENLLVLDEDAR; this is encoded by the coding sequence ATGGCATTTCTCGAAATCGACAATCTTCACAAGGCGTTCGGGCCGAACATCGCGCTGCATCAGTTCGACATGAAGATCGAGCGCGGCGAGTTCATCACGTTCCTCGGTCCTTCTGGATGCGGCAAGACGACCGTGCTGCGCATGATCGCGGGCTTCGAGACGCCCACGCGCGGCACCATTCGTCTCGATAGCCGCGACGTCACGCATCTGCGTACGCGCGAACGAGCCGTCGGCATGGTGTTTCAATCGTATGCGCTCTTTCCGAACATGACGGTGGCGCAGAACATAGGCTTCGCGCTGCGAGTGGCGAAGCGTCCGCAGAAGGAGATGGACGAGCGCGTGGCGCAAATGCTCGAACTGATCAAGCTGCCGCATCTTGCCGAGCGTTATCCGTGGCAACTGTCGGGTGGCCAGCAACAGCGCGTGGCGCTGGCGCGCGCGCTTGCGAGCAAGCCGCAAGTGTTGCTGCTCGATGAACCGCTGTCCGCGCTCGATGCGAAGATCCGCGTCTCGTTGCGCGAAGACATTCGCGCGTTACAGCGCGAACTTGGAATCACGTCGATCTTCGTCACGCACGATCAGGAAGAGGCGCTATCCATTTCGGATCGCATCGTCGTGATGAACGAGGGACGCGTCGAACAGGTCGGGCCGCCGCTCAACATCTATAACTTTCCGCGCACGCGCTTTGTCGCCTCCTTCGTCGGCACGCTCAACATTCTTGCGGGCCGCGTGATCGATCCCGCGACCGGACGCATGGCCGTGGACGGTCAGGAACTCGTGACGTCGCGCCAGTTGCCATCGGACGATGCCGGCCGGGAGCGGCTTCTCGCCTTGCGTCCCGAAGCGATCGTGCTCGAACCGCCCGCGAGCGGCCGCAATTCGCTGGCGGCAACCGTCGAGGAAATCAGCTTCCTCGGCGCGGTGGTGCGTATCCGCGCGCGCGTGAAAGACGCGGTAGTCTCGCTCGATGTCTTCAACGACCCGAACCGGTTGCTGCCCGAACGCGGCCAGCCGGTCGCGCTCGGCTTTTCGCACGAGAATCTCCTCGTGCTCGACGAGGACGCGCGTTAG
- a CDS encoding ABC transporter permease, producing the protein MKSQSRAGAAIAMIVGSLYFLIPLIATFEFSLRMRRGEYSFDAYRVVLGDPHFQASFGYSVLMGFLTIVIGVLLVVPTAYWVQLRLPKLRPVVEFITLLPLVIPAIVIVFGYLRIYNSSSILPLTGNERATDLLLVFGYVTLSLPYMYRAVDAGMRAVDIRSLTEAAECLGAGRATILFKVIFPNVRSGILSGAFLTFAVVIGEFTLASLLDRPAFGPYLQLIGANRAYEPSALAIIAFVVTWASMGLIQVFGSARALAGQKT; encoded by the coding sequence ATGAAATCGCAGTCGCGCGCGGGCGCCGCCATCGCGATGATCGTCGGCTCGCTGTACTTCCTGATTCCGCTCATCGCCACGTTCGAGTTCAGTCTGCGCATGCGTCGTGGCGAATACAGCTTCGACGCGTATCGCGTCGTACTCGGCGATCCGCATTTTCAGGCGTCGTTCGGCTATTCGGTGCTGATGGGCTTTCTCACCATCGTGATCGGCGTGCTGCTCGTGGTGCCGACCGCTTACTGGGTGCAGCTGCGCTTGCCGAAGCTGCGCCCCGTGGTCGAGTTCATCACGTTGCTGCCGCTCGTGATTCCGGCCATCGTCATCGTGTTCGGCTATCTGCGCATCTACAACAGCAGTTCGATCCTGCCGCTCACCGGCAACGAACGCGCGACCGACCTGTTGCTCGTGTTCGGCTATGTCACGCTGTCGCTGCCGTATATGTATCGCGCGGTCGACGCCGGCATGCGCGCCGTCGATATCCGCTCGCTCACCGAAGCCGCCGAATGTCTGGGCGCGGGCCGCGCGACCATACTTTTCAAAGTGATCTTCCCGAATGTGCGCTCGGGCATTCTGTCGGGCGCGTTCCTTACCTTTGCGGTCGTCATCGGCGAGTTCACGCTCGCGAGCCTGCTGGATCGTCCGGCGTTCGGCCCGTATCTGCAGTTGATCGGTGCGAACCGTGCCTACGAGCCGTCGGCGCTCGCGATCATCGCGTTCGTCGTCACCTGGGCCTCGATGGGACTGATCCAGGTATTCGGTTCGGCGCGCGCGCTGGCCGGCCAGAAAACTTGA
- a CDS encoding ABC transporter permease subunit has protein sequence MSVSPPQGAGPDLLAPAAPVPPAGAARASGGASWLTYIGVLPFFVFALLFLLLPTGFLMVGAFQDPQGHFTLVNFRELFQPGVLDAYWISMKVSAASAAGGAILGSLLAWAAVKGQLPAWIRPTLMTFSGVASNFAGVPLAFAFICTLGRVGLVTVLARKYLGFNLYSTGFSILSFAGLTITYLYFQIPLMVLIITPALDGLKREWREACDCLGGTSAQYWRYVGLPVLWPSLLGAALLLFANAFGAVATAYALTGSSLNIVTILLYAQIRGDVLHNQNLGYALALGMIVVTGLSNGGYIWLRARAERGRR, from the coding sequence ATGAGCGTCTCTCCTCCGCAAGGCGCCGGGCCGGATCTGCTGGCGCCGGCCGCGCCCGTGCCGCCGGCCGGTGCCGCGCGCGCAAGCGGCGGCGCGAGTTGGCTCACGTATATCGGCGTGCTGCCGTTCTTCGTGTTCGCGCTGCTATTCCTTCTGCTGCCCACGGGCTTCTTGATGGTGGGCGCGTTCCAGGACCCGCAGGGACACTTCACGCTCGTCAATTTCCGCGAGTTGTTCCAGCCCGGCGTGCTCGATGCCTACTGGATCAGCATGAAAGTCAGCGCGGCGTCGGCCGCGGGCGGCGCGATACTCGGCTCGCTGCTCGCGTGGGCGGCGGTGAAAGGCCAGTTACCCGCATGGATTCGCCCGACGCTCATGACCTTCTCCGGCGTGGCGTCGAACTTCGCGGGCGTGCCGCTCGCGTTCGCTTTCATCTGCACGTTGGGGCGCGTGGGTCTCGTCACCGTGCTGGCGCGCAAGTACCTCGGCTTCAATCTCTATTCCACCGGCTTCAGCATTCTGAGCTTCGCCGGACTGACCATCACATACCTGTATTTCCAGATTCCGTTGATGGTGCTCATCATCACGCCCGCGCTCGACGGTCTGAAGCGCGAATGGCGCGAAGCCTGCGATTGCCTCGGCGGGACATCGGCGCAGTACTGGCGTTATGTCGGCTTGCCGGTGCTGTGGCCGAGCTTGCTGGGCGCGGCGCTGCTCTTGTTCGCCAACGCGTTCGGCGCGGTCGCCACGGCTTATGCGTTGACCGGCAGCTCGCTCAATATCGTGACCATTCTGCTGTACGCGCAGATTCGCGGCGACGTGCTGCATAACCAGAACCTGGGTTACGCGCTCGCGCTCGGCATGATCGTGGTGACGGGGCTTTCGAACGGCGGCTATATCTGGTTGCGTGCGCGCGCCGAAAGGGGACGCCGATGA